From a region of the Aeoliella mucimassa genome:
- a CDS encoding DUF5060 domain-containing protein, which yields MNTQPFLGSILLLVASTCLAAGSTDAQVVLSGELKQWHNITLTLDGPQAAETDDTPNPFLDYAMQVTFAHESGQLQYVVPGYFAADGDAANTSASSGNKWRAHLAADLTGEWTYRISFRQGHHAAIDSSADSQPLAPFDGLSGKFTVAPTDKRGRDFRAHGRLAYVGERYLQTSGTKEYFLKVGADAPETLLGYVDFDNTIAGRGKSVPLKTWQPHVRDWQPGDPTWQQQKGRGLIGAINYLSGKGCNAFSFLTYNAGGDGDNVWPFVERNEKLHYDCSKLDQWGIVFEHATTKGMYLHFKMQETENDDQRGSDKPVPTALDGGELGPERKLYCRELVARFAHNLALNWNLGEENTQSTVEQQAMLDYLAEIDPYQHLRVLHTYPQQQDNVYRPLLGERSQLTGVSLQNDHIHETHVQTVKWVQESTAAGKPWVVAFDESGSAAHGVCPDLGYRGFDGHDKAGNMAYTEHEVRWQTLWGTLMGGGAGVEYYFGYQFDENDLLCQDWRSRDRSWNYCRIAIDFFRDQQIPYWQMTNHDSLVGNPDHDNTKYCLASIGECYVIYLPQLDHTELDLRNVAGEFDIQWFNPRDGGELIAGSVPTVSAGRLVDIGSPPASTDSHDWVALVRKDR from the coding sequence ATGAACACGCAACCGTTTCTGGGCTCGATACTCCTGCTGGTCGCGTCGACCTGTTTGGCCGCTGGCTCCACCGACGCGCAGGTGGTACTCTCCGGCGAGCTAAAGCAATGGCATAACATCACGCTCACCCTCGATGGCCCTCAAGCGGCCGAAACGGACGACACCCCGAATCCGTTTCTCGACTACGCGATGCAAGTGACTTTCGCCCACGAGTCGGGGCAACTGCAGTACGTGGTGCCTGGCTATTTTGCCGCCGATGGCGATGCAGCGAATACTTCGGCCAGTTCCGGCAATAAATGGCGGGCGCATCTGGCGGCCGATCTCACCGGCGAGTGGACATATCGCATCTCGTTTCGGCAAGGTCACCACGCGGCGATCGACTCATCGGCCGACAGCCAACCGCTCGCTCCATTCGATGGGCTCAGCGGCAAGTTCACCGTGGCACCGACCGACAAGCGTGGGCGCGACTTTCGCGCTCATGGCCGGCTCGCTTATGTCGGGGAGCGATACCTGCAGACCAGCGGCACCAAGGAGTACTTCCTGAAGGTCGGAGCCGACGCACCCGAAACGCTGCTAGGCTACGTCGACTTCGACAACACCATCGCCGGCCGGGGAAAGAGTGTTCCGCTGAAGACCTGGCAACCGCATGTTCGCGACTGGCAACCGGGAGATCCCACCTGGCAACAGCAGAAGGGCAGGGGACTCATCGGGGCGATCAACTACCTGTCGGGCAAGGGCTGCAACGCCTTCTCGTTTCTCACCTACAACGCCGGCGGCGATGGCGATAACGTCTGGCCATTCGTCGAACGCAACGAGAAGCTGCATTACGACTGCAGTAAGCTCGATCAATGGGGCATCGTGTTTGAACACGCGACTACCAAAGGGATGTACCTGCACTTCAAGATGCAAGAGACCGAAAATGACGACCAACGTGGCTCTGACAAACCAGTACCCACCGCCCTCGATGGCGGAGAACTTGGTCCCGAACGTAAGCTCTACTGCCGCGAACTGGTCGCCCGCTTCGCCCACAACCTGGCGCTCAACTGGAATCTCGGCGAGGAGAACACCCAGTCAACCGTCGAGCAACAAGCGATGCTCGACTACCTGGCCGAGATCGATCCCTACCAGCACCTCCGCGTGCTGCATACCTATCCCCAACAACAGGACAACGTCTACCGCCCGCTACTCGGTGAGCGTTCGCAATTAACCGGCGTGTCGCTACAGAACGACCACATCCATGAGACCCACGTTCAAACCGTGAAATGGGTGCAAGAGTCGACCGCTGCTGGCAAACCGTGGGTGGTCGCCTTCGATGAGTCGGGTTCCGCGGCCCACGGAGTCTGCCCCGACCTTGGCTATCGCGGCTTTGATGGGCACGACAAAGCGGGCAACATGGCGTATACCGAGCATGAGGTCCGCTGGCAAACGCTGTGGGGAACCCTCATGGGAGGCGGCGCTGGTGTCGAGTACTACTTTGGCTACCAATTCGACGAGAACGATCTGCTGTGCCAGGACTGGCGTAGCCGCGATCGCAGTTGGAACTACTGCCGAATCGCGATTGATTTCTTCCGCGACCAGCAGATTCCGTACTGGCAAATGACCAATCACGACTCGCTGGTCGGAAACCCCGATCACGACAACACGAAGTACTGCCTGGCTAGCATCGGCGAGTGTTACGTGATCTACCTTCCCCAGCTAGACCACACCGAACTCGACCTCCGCAATGTTGCTGGTGAGTTCGACATCCAATGGTTCAATCCCCGCGATGGTGGAGAGCTAATAGCCGGAAGCGTACCGACCGTCTCCGCCGGTCGGCTCGTCGACATCGGCTCCCCGCCTGCCAGTACCGACTCGCACGACTGGGTCGCTTTGGTACGGAAGGATCGCTAA
- a CDS encoding eCIS core domain-containing protein has product MPRLSHVSFLLIAGWLLTSSHGLAQLRLNDTTSLHFATAKQGREVLTARDDFVERLSPFDRAARLKSGEEVAEDQYLEFVGQQVREWSDVEQQHIAAAFATVQPMLESLDLPLPKEVLLIKTTGSEEGGAAYTRGNAIVLNNSHMAESPAMLNKLLCHELFHVLSRANPELREQLYDSIGFVACDEPQLPKELAARKITNPDAPKNDHCIRLSIDDQEQWMVPVLLSSSKRYDPQRGGEFFNYLEFKLLVVADPEAEKTTDESTPPAEAKLVDLRQASGFFEQVGNNTGYIIHPEEILADNFALLAMKREKLPSPEVTEKMAKILKKFSTHRAQQSPVESTEP; this is encoded by the coding sequence ATGCCCCGACTTTCCCACGTAAGCTTCCTTCTGATCGCTGGCTGGCTGCTTACTTCCAGCCATGGACTGGCCCAGCTACGCCTGAACGATACGACATCGCTCCACTTTGCTACCGCCAAGCAAGGGCGCGAGGTGCTGACCGCGCGCGACGACTTTGTCGAGCGGCTAAGCCCCTTCGATCGTGCTGCGCGTTTGAAGTCAGGCGAAGAGGTTGCCGAGGACCAGTACCTGGAGTTCGTCGGCCAGCAGGTTCGAGAGTGGAGCGACGTAGAGCAGCAGCATATCGCTGCCGCCTTTGCGACGGTTCAACCGATGTTGGAATCGCTCGACTTGCCGCTGCCGAAAGAAGTGTTGTTGATCAAGACCACTGGCAGCGAGGAAGGGGGAGCCGCGTACACGCGGGGCAACGCGATCGTGCTGAACAACAGCCATATGGCCGAGTCTCCAGCCATGTTGAACAAACTGCTGTGCCATGAGTTGTTCCATGTGCTCTCGCGGGCGAACCCTGAGCTTCGTGAGCAACTTTACGATTCGATCGGCTTCGTCGCTTGCGACGAGCCACAGCTGCCGAAGGAACTCGCCGCACGAAAAATCACGAACCCCGATGCTCCGAAAAACGACCACTGCATTCGGCTGAGCATCGACGACCAGGAGCAATGGATGGTGCCAGTGCTGCTATCGAGTTCCAAACGGTACGACCCACAGCGCGGTGGTGAGTTCTTCAACTACCTCGAGTTCAAGCTGCTGGTGGTCGCGGATCCTGAGGCCGAGAAAACCACCGACGAAAGCACTCCGCCCGCCGAGGCGAAGCTCGTCGATTTGCGACAAGCCAGCGGTTTTTTTGAGCAAGTCGGAAATAACACCGGCTACATCATTCACCCCGAAGAAATTCTGGCCGACAACTTTGCTTTGCTCGCGATGAAACGAGAGAAGCTTCCCTCGCCGGAGGTAACAGAAAAAATGGCAAAGATTCTGAAGAAGTTTTCTACGCACCGCGCGCAGCAAAGCCCCGTGGAGTCCACCGAGCCTTAG
- a CDS encoding GH92 family glycosyl hydrolase, which yields MLCRRYRCVTFAICTLLALLVCRSSQADTDYASLVNGLIGTDSEPGFSHGNIYPTVATPFGMTFWTPRTGRESGWIYQYDKTEHHGFHATHQPSPWMGDYGMLGVMPFDNGPAKGRLPVSKFSHDTEEAKPYYYGVTMEDSGVRAEMSATCRSSAMRFDYPSSDKAWMQVDAYGRSEFKINEAEGTIECTGRVQRGGVAGDFGCRYVLDFDCKIVDVERSPDQHWITVKLAPAEDGIVNLKIGSSFISHDQAKLNLDREIGSKSFDEVVAAAKAEWNKRLSVIEIEGATDEQMVTFYSNLYRALLFPRIFFEYNAENEMVHYSPYSGKVEPGEMYADNGFWDTFRAVYPLLSIIDPDINASMVRGWINAYKEGGWFPKWASPGYRDCMIGTHVESVIADALCKGITDFDLDAAAEASIKDATAFSTNGAYGRKGLKEYLELGYVASDRTGEATARTLEFAYDDWCAAQVCKAAGRDDVVPMLLKQSQYYHNVFDPEVGMMRGREASGEWRPNFKADEWGGPFTEGSSWHYSWSVLHDLPGLIALMGGDDAFAGKLDEMLAAKPTFGVGHYGGVIHEMTEMVECHMGQYAHGNQPVHHVLYLYNFSGKPWKTAAPVRQVCDTLYGPGADGYCGDEDNGQMSAWYLFSTLGFYPVCPGKAGYVLGSPRFAKATIHLPSGKDFVIDAPGNSDTAIHVQSLDLNGKSVSRSWIKHQEITDGGTLTVKMGTEPNEDWGTDVEDRPFGDWEQE from the coding sequence ATGCTTTGCCGCCGCTACCGCTGCGTCACATTTGCTATCTGTACATTGCTCGCGCTGCTCGTTTGCCGCAGCAGCCAAGCCGACACCGACTACGCTTCGCTCGTCAACGGTTTGATCGGCACCGACTCGGAGCCGGGCTTCTCGCACGGCAACATCTATCCGACCGTTGCGACTCCCTTTGGGATGACCTTCTGGACTCCGCGGACTGGTCGTGAGTCGGGCTGGATCTATCAGTACGACAAGACCGAGCACCATGGCTTCCACGCTACGCATCAGCCGAGCCCCTGGATGGGCGATTACGGCATGCTCGGCGTGATGCCGTTCGACAATGGCCCGGCCAAGGGTCGTTTGCCGGTTTCGAAGTTCAGCCACGACACCGAAGAGGCAAAGCCTTACTACTATGGTGTCACCATGGAAGACTCCGGCGTGCGGGCCGAAATGTCGGCTACCTGCCGTAGCTCGGCCATGCGGTTCGATTATCCCAGCAGCGACAAGGCCTGGATGCAGGTCGACGCTTACGGGCGGAGTGAGTTCAAGATCAACGAAGCCGAAGGCACCATCGAGTGCACTGGTCGCGTCCAACGCGGCGGTGTTGCCGGTGACTTTGGTTGCCGCTACGTGCTCGACTTCGATTGCAAGATCGTGGATGTCGAACGCTCGCCCGACCAACATTGGATCACCGTGAAGCTGGCTCCGGCCGAAGATGGCATCGTCAATCTGAAGATCGGTAGCTCGTTCATCAGCCACGACCAGGCGAAGCTGAACCTCGACCGCGAAATCGGCAGCAAGTCGTTCGACGAAGTGGTCGCGGCAGCGAAAGCCGAGTGGAACAAGCGTCTGTCGGTCATCGAGATCGAAGGGGCCACCGACGAGCAGATGGTGACCTTCTACTCCAACCTGTACCGCGCTTTGCTGTTCCCCCGCATCTTCTTCGAGTACAACGCCGAAAACGAGATGGTGCACTACAGCCCCTACTCGGGCAAAGTGGAACCAGGCGAAATGTACGCCGACAACGGTTTCTGGGACACTTTCCGCGCGGTTTACCCACTGCTGTCGATCATCGATCCCGATATCAACGCTTCGATGGTTCGCGGCTGGATTAACGCCTACAAAGAAGGGGGCTGGTTCCCCAAATGGGCGAGCCCCGGTTATCGCGACTGCATGATCGGCACCCACGTTGAGAGCGTGATTGCCGACGCCCTGTGCAAAGGCATCACCGATTTCGATCTCGATGCGGCCGCCGAGGCTTCCATCAAAGACGCTACCGCGTTTAGCACCAACGGCGCTTACGGCCGCAAAGGCTTGAAGGAATACCTGGAACTCGGCTACGTGGCCAGCGATCGCACCGGCGAAGCCACCGCCCGCACGCTCGAGTTCGCCTACGACGACTGGTGTGCTGCTCAGGTTTGCAAGGCAGCTGGCCGCGACGACGTGGTGCCGATGCTGCTCAAGCAGTCGCAGTACTACCACAACGTGTTCGATCCTGAAGTCGGCATGATGCGTGGCCGCGAAGCGAGCGGCGAATGGCGTCCGAACTTCAAGGCCGACGAATGGGGTGGCCCGTTCACCGAAGGTAGCTCGTGGCACTATAGCTGGAGCGTACTGCACGACCTGCCTGGTTTGATCGCCCTCATGGGTGGCGACGATGCCTTCGCTGGCAAGCTCGACGAAATGCTCGCCGCCAAGCCGACGTTCGGCGTTGGTCACTACGGCGGCGTGATTCACGAGATGACCGAAATGGTCGAGTGCCACATGGGTCAATACGCCCACGGCAACCAACCTGTGCATCACGTGCTGTACCTGTACAACTTCTCGGGCAAGCCTTGGAAGACCGCAGCTCCTGTGCGTCAGGTCTGCGATACGCTGTACGGTCCTGGTGCCGATGGTTACTGCGGCGACGAAGACAACGGCCAGATGTCGGCCTGGTACCTGTTCAGCACGCTCGGCTTCTACCCGGTTTGCCCCGGCAAAGCTGGTTACGTGCTCGGCAGCCCCCGTTTTGCCAAGGCCACGATCCACCTGCCTAGCGGCAAGGATTTCGTGATCGATGCTCCCGGCAACTCCGACACCGCTATTCACGTGCAGTCGCTCGACCTCAACGGCAAGTCGGTCTCCCGGTCGTGGATCAAGCACCAAGAGATCACAGACGGCGGTACCCTCACGGTCAAGATGGGCACCGAGCCCAACGAAGACTGGGGCACCGACGTCGAAGACCGCCCCTTCGGAGATTGGGAACAAGAGTAA